A region from the Citrobacter telavivensis genome encodes:
- the gpmA gene encoding 2,3-diphosphoglycerate-dependent phosphoglycerate mutase yields the protein MAVTKLVLVRHGESQWNNENRFTGWYDVDLSEKGVGEAKAAGKLLKAEGYSFDFAYTSVLKRAIHTLWNVLDELDQAWLPVEKSWKLNERHYGALQGLNKAETAEKYGDEQVKQWRRGFAVTPPELTKDDERYPGHDPRYAKLTEKELPLTESLALTIDRVIPYWNDTILPRMKSGERVIIAAHGNSLRALVKYLDNLSEEEILELNIPTGVPLVYEFDENFKPLKRYYLGNADEIAAKAAAVANQGKAK from the coding sequence ATGGCTGTAACTAAGCTGGTTCTGGTACGCCACGGCGAAAGCCAGTGGAACAATGAAAACCGCTTCACCGGTTGGTACGACGTTGACCTGTCCGAGAAAGGCGTGGGCGAAGCGAAAGCGGCAGGCAAACTGCTGAAAGCTGAAGGCTATAGCTTCGATTTTGCTTATACCTCCGTGCTGAAACGTGCCATCCACACGCTGTGGAACGTACTGGATGAACTGGATCAGGCCTGGTTGCCGGTGGAGAAATCCTGGAAGCTGAACGAACGTCACTACGGTGCGTTGCAGGGTCTGAATAAAGCGGAAACCGCTGAAAAGTACGGTGACGAGCAGGTTAAACAGTGGCGTCGTGGTTTCGCGGTGACCCCGCCGGAACTGACCAAAGATGACGAGCGCTATCCGGGCCACGATCCGCGTTATGCCAAACTGACCGAAAAAGAGCTGCCGCTGACCGAAAGCCTGGCACTCACTATCGATCGCGTTATCCCTTACTGGAATGACACCATTCTGCCACGCATGAAGAGCGGCGAGCGCGTAATCATCGCGGCGCACGGTAACTCCCTGCGCGCGCTGGTAAAATACCTCGATAACCTGAGCGAAGAAGAAATCCTCGAATTGAACATCCCAACCGGCGTACCGCTGGTGTATGAATTCGACGAAAACTTCAAGCCGCTCAAGCGCTACTATCTGGGTAATGCTGACGAGATCGCCGCAAAAGCCGCTGCCGTCGCCAACCAGGGTAAAGCGAAGTAA
- a CDS encoding ATP-binding cassette domain-containing protein: MSGLILRGVTAGYPKRPVIDDLHVDELPRGKITALLGPNGCGKSTLLRALAGLSKAQGEMMLGGKNLSALSLAERAANVVFLPQSLPQGVHLHVLESIHVAQRALGKRDDEQVLAILEQLGIAHLALHYLDQLSGGQRQLVGLAQSLIRRPELLLLDEPLSALDLNYQFHVMDLVRRETRLRNMVTVVVVHDINIALRHCEHVLMLKAGKRVASGEPEKVITTESLAEVYNVQARVERCSQGRAQVVLDGVTGV, encoded by the coding sequence ATGAGTGGCTTGATCCTGCGGGGCGTCACTGCGGGCTACCCAAAACGACCGGTGATTGACGATCTTCATGTCGACGAACTGCCGCGCGGTAAAATTACCGCGCTGCTGGGGCCGAACGGCTGCGGGAAGTCCACCTTGTTACGCGCGCTGGCCGGATTGAGTAAAGCGCAGGGTGAGATGATGCTTGGGGGAAAAAACCTGTCGGCGCTGTCGCTGGCTGAGCGGGCCGCCAACGTCGTGTTTTTGCCCCAGTCACTGCCGCAAGGGGTACATTTGCATGTTCTGGAGTCGATCCATGTCGCGCAGCGGGCGCTGGGTAAACGCGATGATGAACAGGTGCTGGCGATTCTCGAACAACTGGGGATTGCCCATCTGGCATTGCACTATCTTGATCAGCTTTCGGGAGGGCAACGGCAGCTTGTGGGGCTGGCGCAATCGCTGATCCGCCGTCCAGAGCTGTTGTTGCTCGATGAACCTTTGAGCGCGTTGGATCTGAACTACCAGTTTCATGTGATGGATCTCGTTCGCCGTGAAACCCGGCTACGTAATATGGTCACGGTGGTGGTAGTACATGACATCAATATTGCGCTACGCCATTGTGAACATGTGCTGATGCTGAAAGCCGGAAAGCGGGTCGCCAGCGGCGAGCCGGAAAAGGTCATCACCACGGAAAGTCTGGCGGAAGTGTATAACGTACAGGCTCGCGTGGAGCGCTGCTCGCAGGGCAGGGCGCAGGTGGTGCTGGATGGGGTGACTGGAGTTTAA
- a CDS encoding iron chelate uptake ABC transporter family permease subunit: MSLLSQTPIDDAINAQYRRIIRTRVLLVLMSVLAIVGSLLLDFTLGPSGLPIGELWQTLIHPMSASGGTRVIVWEIRLPYTLMALLVGMALGLAGAEMQTILNNPLASPFTLGVSSAAAFGAALAIVLGIGIPGIPDAWFIPANAFIFALLSALLLDGITRWTRVATSGVVLFGIALVFTFNALVSMMQFVADEDTLQGLVFWTMGSLARASWEKLAVLALAFICVGAWSMRSAWQLTALRLGEDRAMSFGIDVRRLRLSSLLRISLLSALSVAFVGPIGFIGLVAPHISRLLFGEDHRFYLPGSILTGGLVLSLASVASKNILPGIIIPVGIVTSLVGVPFFLSIILRHRGSMS; encoded by the coding sequence ATGTCTCTTCTTTCTCAGACACCCATTGATGATGCCATTAATGCGCAATATCGCAGGATCATCCGCACGCGTGTGCTGTTGGTGCTGATGAGCGTACTGGCGATTGTCGGCTCGCTGTTGCTGGATTTCACGCTTGGCCCGTCAGGTTTGCCAATCGGCGAGCTCTGGCAAACGCTGATTCATCCAATGAGCGCCAGCGGCGGCACCCGGGTTATCGTCTGGGAAATCCGCCTGCCTTACACCCTCATGGCGCTATTGGTGGGCATGGCACTGGGGCTGGCCGGGGCTGAGATGCAGACCATCCTCAATAATCCGCTGGCGAGTCCGTTCACGTTGGGCGTCTCTTCGGCAGCGGCATTTGGCGCGGCGCTGGCGATTGTGCTGGGGATCGGCATTCCTGGTATTCCTGACGCGTGGTTCATTCCAGCAAATGCCTTCATTTTTGCGTTGCTCTCTGCACTGTTGCTCGACGGCATAACCCGCTGGACCCGCGTGGCGACCTCTGGCGTGGTGCTGTTTGGTATTGCACTGGTGTTTACCTTTAATGCGCTGGTGTCGATGATGCAGTTTGTGGCCGATGAGGATACGTTACAGGGGCTGGTGTTCTGGACAATGGGCAGTCTGGCACGGGCGTCGTGGGAAAAGCTGGCCGTACTGGCGTTGGCGTTTATCTGCGTCGGCGCGTGGTCAATGCGCAGCGCCTGGCAACTGACCGCGCTGCGACTGGGGGAGGATCGGGCGATGAGTTTTGGCATCGACGTACGCCGCTTACGTCTGTCGTCGCTGTTGCGCATCAGCCTGCTGTCCGCACTCTCAGTGGCCTTCGTCGGCCCGATTGGCTTCATCGGCCTGGTGGCACCGCACATCTCACGTCTGCTGTTTGGTGAAGATCACCGCTTCTATCTGCCTGGCAGCATCCTGACGGGCGGGCTGGTGCTCTCTCTGGCCTCTGTCGCCTCGAAGAACATCCTTCCCGGTATCATCATTCCGGTGGGCATTGTCACCTCGCTGGTGGGCGTCCCGTTCTTTCTGAGCATTATTTTGCGCCACCGGGGGAGCATGTCATGA
- the aroG gene encoding 3-deoxy-7-phosphoheptulonate synthase AroG, giving the protein MNYQNDDLRIKEINELLPPVALLEKFPATENAANTVAHARKAIHKILKGNDDRLLVVIGPCSIHDPVAAKEYAGRLLALREALKGELEIVMRVYFEKPRTTVGWKGLINDPHMDNSFQINDGLRIARKLLLDINDSGLPTAGEFLDMITPQYLADMMSWGAIGARTTESQVHRELASGLSCPVGFKNGTDGTIKVAIDAINAAGAPHCFLSVTKWGHSAIVNTSGNGDCHIILRGGKEPNYSAAHVAVVKEGLAKAGLPAQIMIDFSHANSCKQFKKQMEVGADVCQQIANGETAIMGVMIESHLVEGNQNPDSGEPLVYGKSITDACINWEDTDTILRQLADAVKARRG; this is encoded by the coding sequence ATGAATTATCAGAACGACGATTTACGTATTAAAGAGATCAACGAGTTATTACCCCCTGTCGCACTGCTGGAAAAATTCCCCGCTACAGAAAATGCCGCCAACACGGTTGCCCATGCGCGTAAAGCCATTCACAAAATTTTGAAAGGGAATGACGATCGCCTGCTGGTGGTGATTGGGCCGTGCTCAATTCATGATCCCGTCGCGGCGAAAGAGTACGCGGGTCGCCTGCTGGCGCTGCGCGAAGCACTGAAAGGCGAGCTGGAAATCGTCATGCGTGTCTACTTTGAGAAACCGCGTACGACCGTTGGCTGGAAAGGGCTGATTAACGATCCACACATGGATAACAGCTTCCAGATTAATGACGGTCTGCGTATTGCGCGTAAGCTGCTGCTGGATATCAATGACAGCGGCCTGCCGACGGCTGGTGAATTCCTCGATATGATTACCCCGCAATATCTGGCGGACATGATGAGCTGGGGCGCGATTGGCGCGCGTACCACAGAATCTCAGGTTCACCGTGAGCTGGCGTCGGGTCTCTCCTGTCCGGTTGGCTTCAAGAACGGTACCGATGGCACCATCAAAGTGGCGATTGATGCCATTAACGCTGCCGGTGCGCCACACTGCTTCCTCTCGGTCACCAAATGGGGTCACTCCGCCATTGTGAACACCAGCGGTAACGGCGACTGCCATATCATTCTGCGCGGCGGCAAAGAGCCGAACTACAGCGCTGCACACGTAGCGGTGGTGAAAGAAGGTCTGGCGAAAGCGGGTCTGCCTGCGCAAATCATGATTGATTTCAGCCATGCCAACTCCTGTAAGCAGTTTAAAAAGCAGATGGAAGTCGGGGCCGATGTGTGTCAGCAAATCGCCAACGGTGAGACAGCCATTATGGGCGTGATGATTGAAAGCCATTTGGTTGAAGGTAATCAGAATCCGGACAGTGGTGAACCGCTGGTGTACGGGAAAAGCATTACCGATGCCTGTATTAACTGGGAAGATACCGACACTATCCTGCGCCAACTCGCGGATGCGGTAAAAGCGCGTCGCGGATAA
- the zitB gene encoding CDF family zinc transporter ZitB — protein MAHSHSHSAPHLPEDGNARRLLLAFCITAGFMLLEVVGGILSGSLALLADAGHMLTDAAALLFALLAVQFARRPPTIRHTFGWLRLTTLAAFVNAIALVVITILIVWEAIERFYTPRPVAGGMMMIIAVAGLLANIFAFWILHRGSEEKNLNVRAAALHVMGDLLGSVGAIIAAVIIIWTGWTPADPILSILVSLLVLRSAWRLLKDSVNELLEGAPVSLDIAALQRHLSRELPEVRNVHHVHVWMVGEKPVMTLHVQVIPPHDHDGLLERIQHFLIHHYQIEHATIQMEYQPCHGPDCDLNQKASGHSHHHH, from the coding sequence ATGGCGCACTCACACTCTCATTCTGCCCCGCACCTGCCCGAGGATGGCAACGCCCGCCGACTGCTGCTCGCATTTTGCATCACGGCGGGCTTTATGTTGCTGGAGGTAGTGGGAGGAATTTTATCCGGATCGCTGGCGCTACTCGCCGATGCCGGACATATGCTGACCGATGCCGCCGCGCTGTTGTTTGCACTACTGGCCGTCCAGTTTGCCCGCCGACCACCAACTATCCGCCACACCTTCGGCTGGCTGAGGCTGACAACGCTGGCCGCCTTCGTCAACGCGATTGCGCTGGTGGTCATTACGATTTTAATCGTCTGGGAGGCGATTGAGCGCTTCTACACGCCGCGTCCGGTGGCAGGCGGTATGATGATGATCATCGCCGTCGCTGGCTTGCTGGCAAACATCTTTGCCTTCTGGATCCTGCATCGTGGCAGCGAAGAAAAGAACCTCAACGTACGCGCTGCGGCACTGCATGTGATGGGCGATTTACTGGGGTCGGTCGGGGCTATCATCGCGGCGGTAATTATTATCTGGACCGGCTGGACGCCCGCTGACCCGATTCTGTCAATACTGGTCTCGCTGCTGGTTCTGCGGAGCGCGTGGCGCTTATTGAAAGATAGCGTGAATGAGTTACTGGAAGGTGCCCCGGTTTCGCTGGATATCGCTGCCCTGCAACGCCACCTCAGCCGGGAGCTTCCCGAAGTGCGTAATGTCCATCACGTGCACGTGTGGATGGTGGGTGAAAAACCGGTCATGACCCTGCATGTACAGGTGATTCCGCCGCACGATCATGACGGGCTACTGGAACGCATCCAGCACTTTCTGATTCATCATTACCAGATTGAACACGCCACCATTCAGATGGAATATCAGCCCTGTCACGGACCGGACTGCGATCTGAATCAGAAGGCATCCGGTCATTCACATCATCACCACTAA
- the pnuC gene encoding nicotinamide riboside transporter PnuC encodes MDFFSTQNILVHIPIGAGGYDLSWIEAVGTIAGLLCIGLASMEKISNYAFGLINVTLFAIIFFQIQLYASLLLQLFFFAANIYGWYAWSRQTTQNEAELKIRWLPLPKALGWLAVCVVAIGLMTVYIDPVFAFLTRIAVTLMQMLGLQVAVPELQPDAFPFWDSCMMVLSIVAMILMTRKYVENWLLWVVINVISVVIFALQGVYAMSLEYLILTFIALNGSRMWINSARERGSHALSH; translated from the coding sequence ATGGACTTTTTTAGCACGCAGAACATTCTGGTACATATTCCAATCGGCGCAGGGGGGTACGATCTGTCATGGATCGAAGCGGTGGGCACCATCGCCGGTTTGCTGTGTATTGGCCTTGCCAGCATGGAGAAGATCAGCAACTACGCTTTCGGCCTGATTAACGTCACGCTGTTTGCGATCATCTTTTTTCAGATCCAACTCTACGCCAGCCTACTGCTGCAACTTTTCTTCTTCGCTGCCAACATTTACGGCTGGTACGCCTGGTCGCGGCAGACCACGCAGAACGAGGCGGAACTCAAAATTCGCTGGCTGCCCCTGCCTAAGGCGCTGGGCTGGCTGGCGGTTTGCGTGGTGGCGATCGGTTTGATGACGGTTTATATCGACCCGGTTTTTGCCTTTTTGACCCGCATTGCGGTGACGCTCATGCAGATGCTGGGCTTGCAGGTCGCCGTCCCGGAATTGCAGCCAGATGCCTTCCCGTTCTGGGATTCCTGTATGATGGTGCTATCGATTGTGGCGATGATCCTGATGACTCGCAAATACGTCGAGAACTGGCTGTTGTGGGTGGTTATCAATGTGATTAGCGTCGTGATCTTTGCCCTGCAGGGGGTTTATGCGATGTCGCTGGAGTACTTGATCCTGACCTTCATTGCGCTCAACGGCAGCAGGATGTGGATTAACAGCGCACGCGAACGAGGCTCGCACGCGCTGTCCCATTAG
- the nadA gene encoding quinolinate synthase NadA produces MSVMFDPEAAIYPFPPKPVPLSADEKAFYREKIKRLLKERDAVMVAHYYTDPEIQQLAEETGGCISDSLEMARFGANHPASTLLVAGVRFMGETAKILSPEKTILMPTLEAECSLDLGCPIDAFSAFCDAHPDRTVVVYANTSAAVKARADWVVTSSIAVELIEHLDSLGEKIIWAPDRHLGKYVQKQTGADVLCWQGACIVHDEFKTQALSRMKGLYPDAAILVHPESPQSIVDMADAVGSTSQLINAAKTLPHQQLIVATDRGIFYKMQQAVPGKELLEAPTAGEGATCRSCAHCPWMAMNGLRAIAEGLEQGGKTHEIHVDEALREGALVPLNRMLKFAATLRA; encoded by the coding sequence ATGAGCGTGATGTTTGACCCTGAAGCCGCAATCTATCCGTTTCCCCCGAAGCCGGTACCGCTGAGCGCCGATGAAAAGGCGTTCTACCGCGAAAAGATCAAGCGCCTGCTGAAGGAGCGTGATGCAGTGATGGTTGCGCACTATTACACCGACCCTGAAATCCAGCAACTGGCTGAAGAGACCGGCGGTTGTATCTCTGATTCACTGGAGATGGCCCGCTTTGGCGCGAATCATCCCGCCTCCACGCTGCTTGTCGCAGGGGTTCGCTTTATGGGCGAGACGGCCAAAATCCTCAGCCCGGAAAAAACCATTTTAATGCCAACCCTTGAGGCGGAATGCTCGTTAGATCTCGGCTGTCCGATTGACGCGTTCAGCGCGTTCTGCGATGCCCATCCGGATCGCACTGTCGTGGTCTACGCGAATACCTCCGCGGCGGTTAAGGCCCGCGCCGACTGGGTGGTGACGTCCAGCATTGCGGTTGAACTGATTGAGCATCTGGATAGTTTGGGTGAAAAAATCATCTGGGCACCGGATCGCCATCTCGGGAAATATGTCCAGAAGCAGACGGGGGCGGATGTCCTCTGCTGGCAGGGAGCATGCATCGTCCATGATGAGTTCAAAACGCAGGCGCTGAGCCGCATGAAAGGGCTATACCCGGATGCCGCGATCCTGGTTCATCCGGAATCACCACAGTCGATAGTGGACATGGCCGATGCCGTCGGTTCGACCAGTCAGCTCATTAATGCAGCTAAAACCCTGCCGCATCAGCAACTTATTGTCGCCACCGATCGGGGTATTTTCTACAAAATGCAGCAGGCGGTACCGGGCAAAGAGTTGCTGGAAGCCCCCACTGCCGGTGAAGGGGCCACCTGCCGCAGCTGTGCGCACTGTCCGTGGATGGCGATGAACGGCCTCAGAGCGATCGCTGAAGGCCTGGAGCAGGGTGGGAAGACCCATGAGATACACGTTGATGAGGCGCTGCGAGAAGGCGCACTCGTGCCGTTAAACCGCATGCTGAAATTTGCGGCTACACTACGTGCGTAG